A genomic stretch from Solanum stenotomum isolate F172 chromosome 8, ASM1918654v1, whole genome shotgun sequence includes:
- the LOC125873836 gene encoding uncharacterized protein LOC125873836, with translation MIINENLEYAVIGKISYGWPAIQDLCKLIPKQCELKGECNIGLLSNRLVLIKAMLLEDYVHLLSKLAFYITQRNWSFPMLTLKWDPMFNPKEETSTTIAWISFPSLPPIFFGKKVVFSLAAVVGKPLQMDMATKNQTRPSRARVKVEVHLLREFPKRIKIGMRRSDEVMEKWIRINYDYVPKYCKTCMIQGHNEQECYVEHPELYPTKEKVDQVVGKQSYNT, from the coding sequence ATGATCATCAATGAGAATTTGGAATATGCTGTGATTGGAAAAATTTCCTATGGATGGCCTGCAATTCAAGATTTATGTAAGTTGATCCCCAAACAATGTGAGTTGAAAGGAGAGTGTAACATTGGTCTATTGAGCAATAGACTTGTATTGATTAAGGCCATGCTACTGGAAGACTACGTACATTTGCTATCAAAATTGGCATTTTACATCACGCAACGGAACTGGTCGTTCCCAATGCTAACATTGAAGTGGGATCCAATGTTCAATCCTAAGGAAGAAACGTCCACAACAATAGCATGGATTTCCTTTCCGTCTCTTcccccaattttttttggaaagaaagtTGTCTTCTCCTTAGCAGCGGTTGTGGGCAAGCCATTACAGATGGATATGGCTACCAAGAATCAGACGAGACCAAGTCGTGCAAGGGTGAAGGTAGAGGTACATCTGTTAAGAGAGTTCCCAAAGCGCATTAAAATTGGGATGCGAAGGAGTGATGAAGTCATGGAAAAATGGATTCGCATAAATTATGATTATGTTCCAAAATACTGTAAAACATGTATGATCCAAGGTCATAATGAGCAGGAATGCTATGTGGAACATCCGGAATTATATCCAACGAAGGAGAAGGTTGATCAAGTAGTGGGGAAGCAATCTTACAATACATAG